From Magnolia sinica isolate HGM2019 chromosome 13, MsV1, whole genome shotgun sequence, one genomic window encodes:
- the LOC131222387 gene encoding phosphoribosylamine--glycine ligase-like isoform X1: MVSMACIAYHVRTGMNFPQYRSANAFSENRLRLFENRAVLFSGDRRQSFLQSFSVGKCRLSLSSLRSSAGALKSIKENSERSGFGLDERVPEERVVVLVIGGGGREHALCYALQRSHSCDAVFCAPGNAGIANSGNATCISDLDILDSSAVISFCRQWGVGLVVVGPEAPLVAGLSNDLVQAGIPTFGPSSEAAALEGSKDFMKKLCDKYGVPTAKYRTFTNPADAKQYIQDQGAPIVVKADGLAAGKGVVVAMTLEEAYEAVDLMLVKGLFGSAGCRVIIEEFLEGEEASFFALVDGQNALPLESAQDHKRVGDGDTGPNTGGMGAYSPAPILTRELQSVVMKTIILPTVKGMAAEGCKFVGVLYAGLMIEKKSGLPKLIEYNVRFGDPECQVLMVRLESDLAQVLLAACRGELGQVSLNWSPGSAMVVVMASQGYPGAYKKGSVIRNLEEAELVAPTVKIFHAGTALDSDGNFIAVGGRVIGITAKGKDIEEARDRAYQAVEEINWPEGFFRQDIGWRALPHQPFAKKG; encoded by the exons AT GGTTTCTATGGCTTGCATTGCCTACCATGTCCGAACTGGGATGAACTTTCCTCAATATCGATCGGCAAACGCATTCTCCGAGAATCGCCTTCGCTTATTCGAGAACCGGGCAGTCCTTTTCTCTGGCGATCGGAGACAGAGCTTTCTCCAATCCTTCAGCGTTGGAAAATGCCGTCTATCATTGTCTAGTTTGCGTTCATCAGCAGGAGCATTGAAGAGCATCAAGGAGAATTCGGAGCGGTCGGGCTTTGGCCTTGATGAGAGGGTTCCTG AAGAGAGGGTGGTAGTGTTGGTCATTGGCGGCGGGGGAAGGGAACACGCACTTTGCTATGCGTTACAACGTTCTCATTCCTGTGATGCAGTATTTTGTGCTCCAGGTAATGCTGGGATTGCTAATTCAGGGAATGCCACTTGCATATCAGATCTTGACATTTTAGACAGTTCAGCTGTCATCTCATTTTGTCGGCAGTGGGGAGTTGGGTTGGTTGTGGTAGGTCCAGAAGCTCCTTTGGTTGCTGGTCTTTCAAATGACCTTGTCCAGGCTGGGATCCCAACTTTCGGCCCTTCATCAGAGGCTGCGGCATTGGAGGGGTCAAAGGATTTTATGAAGAAGTTATGTGACAAATATGGAGTTCCCACTGCAAAG TATCGAACATTTACAAATCCTGCAGATGCAAAGCAATACATTCAAGACCAAGGTGCGCCTATTGTTGTCAAGGCAGATGGGTTGGCTGCGGGAAAAGGAGTTGTTGTTGCTATGACTTTAGAAGAGGCATATGAAGCTGTTGATTTAATGCTGGTGAAGGGGCTTTTTGGGTCTGCTGGTTGCAGAGTCATAATTGAGGAAttccttgaaggagaagaagCTTCATTTTTTGCTCTGGTGGATGGTCAGAATGCATTACCTCTCGAATCTGCTCAGGACCATAAACGAGTCGGTGATGGTGATACGGGACCAAATACAGGTGGGATGGGGGCATATTCCCCTGCACCCATATTAACGAGAGAGCTTCAATCGGTCGTCATGAAAACAATAATCCTCCCAACAGTGAAGGGAATGGCTGCAGAAGGTTGCAAGTTTGTTGGTGTCTTGTATGCAGGGCTTATGATTGAGAAAAAATCCGGTCTACCTAAGCTTATCGAGTACAACGTTCGCTTTGGTGATCCAGAATGCCAG GTTCTGATGGTTCGGTTGGAATCCGATTTGGCACAAGTTCTGCTTGCAGCTTGCAGAGGAGAATTGGGTCAGGTGTCATTGAATTGGTCACCAGGATCGGCCATGGTAGTGGTGATGGCTAGTCAAGGTTACCCTGGGGCGTACAAGAAGGGGTCTGTGATCAGAAACCTTGAAGAAGCGGAGCTTGTCGCTCCAACTGTAAAGATATTTCATGCCGGAACTGCACTTGATTCCGATGGTAACTTCATTGCAGTCGGGGGTCGTGTGATTGGGATCACGGCCAAAGGGAAGGATATCGAAGAGGCCAGAGATAGAGCTTACCAAGCAGTCGAAGAAATAAACTGGCCGGAAGGGTTCTTCCGGCAAGATATTGGTTGGAGAGCACTTCCCCACCAGCCTTTCGCGAAGAAAGGGTAA
- the LOC131222387 gene encoding phosphoribosylamine--glycine ligase-like isoform X2: protein MACIAYHVRTGMNFPQYRSANAFSENRLRLFENRAVLFSGDRRQSFLQSFSVGKCRLSLSSLRSSAGALKSIKENSERSGFGLDERVPEERVVVLVIGGGGREHALCYALQRSHSCDAVFCAPGNAGIANSGNATCISDLDILDSSAVISFCRQWGVGLVVVGPEAPLVAGLSNDLVQAGIPTFGPSSEAAALEGSKDFMKKLCDKYGVPTAKYRTFTNPADAKQYIQDQGAPIVVKADGLAAGKGVVVAMTLEEAYEAVDLMLVKGLFGSAGCRVIIEEFLEGEEASFFALVDGQNALPLESAQDHKRVGDGDTGPNTGGMGAYSPAPILTRELQSVVMKTIILPTVKGMAAEGCKFVGVLYAGLMIEKKSGLPKLIEYNVRFGDPECQVLMVRLESDLAQVLLAACRGELGQVSLNWSPGSAMVVVMASQGYPGAYKKGSVIRNLEEAELVAPTVKIFHAGTALDSDGNFIAVGGRVIGITAKGKDIEEARDRAYQAVEEINWPEGFFRQDIGWRALPHQPFAKKG, encoded by the exons ATGGCTTGCATTGCCTACCATGTCCGAACTGGGATGAACTTTCCTCAATATCGATCGGCAAACGCATTCTCCGAGAATCGCCTTCGCTTATTCGAGAACCGGGCAGTCCTTTTCTCTGGCGATCGGAGACAGAGCTTTCTCCAATCCTTCAGCGTTGGAAAATGCCGTCTATCATTGTCTAGTTTGCGTTCATCAGCAGGAGCATTGAAGAGCATCAAGGAGAATTCGGAGCGGTCGGGCTTTGGCCTTGATGAGAGGGTTCCTG AAGAGAGGGTGGTAGTGTTGGTCATTGGCGGCGGGGGAAGGGAACACGCACTTTGCTATGCGTTACAACGTTCTCATTCCTGTGATGCAGTATTTTGTGCTCCAGGTAATGCTGGGATTGCTAATTCAGGGAATGCCACTTGCATATCAGATCTTGACATTTTAGACAGTTCAGCTGTCATCTCATTTTGTCGGCAGTGGGGAGTTGGGTTGGTTGTGGTAGGTCCAGAAGCTCCTTTGGTTGCTGGTCTTTCAAATGACCTTGTCCAGGCTGGGATCCCAACTTTCGGCCCTTCATCAGAGGCTGCGGCATTGGAGGGGTCAAAGGATTTTATGAAGAAGTTATGTGACAAATATGGAGTTCCCACTGCAAAG TATCGAACATTTACAAATCCTGCAGATGCAAAGCAATACATTCAAGACCAAGGTGCGCCTATTGTTGTCAAGGCAGATGGGTTGGCTGCGGGAAAAGGAGTTGTTGTTGCTATGACTTTAGAAGAGGCATATGAAGCTGTTGATTTAATGCTGGTGAAGGGGCTTTTTGGGTCTGCTGGTTGCAGAGTCATAATTGAGGAAttccttgaaggagaagaagCTTCATTTTTTGCTCTGGTGGATGGTCAGAATGCATTACCTCTCGAATCTGCTCAGGACCATAAACGAGTCGGTGATGGTGATACGGGACCAAATACAGGTGGGATGGGGGCATATTCCCCTGCACCCATATTAACGAGAGAGCTTCAATCGGTCGTCATGAAAACAATAATCCTCCCAACAGTGAAGGGAATGGCTGCAGAAGGTTGCAAGTTTGTTGGTGTCTTGTATGCAGGGCTTATGATTGAGAAAAAATCCGGTCTACCTAAGCTTATCGAGTACAACGTTCGCTTTGGTGATCCAGAATGCCAG GTTCTGATGGTTCGGTTGGAATCCGATTTGGCACAAGTTCTGCTTGCAGCTTGCAGAGGAGAATTGGGTCAGGTGTCATTGAATTGGTCACCAGGATCGGCCATGGTAGTGGTGATGGCTAGTCAAGGTTACCCTGGGGCGTACAAGAAGGGGTCTGTGATCAGAAACCTTGAAGAAGCGGAGCTTGTCGCTCCAACTGTAAAGATATTTCATGCCGGAACTGCACTTGATTCCGATGGTAACTTCATTGCAGTCGGGGGTCGTGTGATTGGGATCACGGCCAAAGGGAAGGATATCGAAGAGGCCAGAGATAGAGCTTACCAAGCAGTCGAAGAAATAAACTGGCCGGAAGGGTTCTTCCGGCAAGATATTGGTTGGAGAGCACTTCCCCACCAGCCTTTCGCGAAGAAAGGGTAA